A single region of the Pontibacter kalidii genome encodes:
- a CDS encoding dipeptidyl-peptidase 3 family protein yields MKPRHILFASALAAATMGCSNSSTDGAEQTTEAVATDELQQKVDTYTSVRLTADLSHLSENERKMIPLLIEASDIMNKLFWYEAYGKRDSLLTALDNEAAQKYVQINYGPWDRLDNNEPFIPGVGPKPDGANFYPADMTKEEFEQANLSDKASQYTFLRRDENGKLITVPYHVQFREEVQRVSDLLKQAAALAEDAGLKKYLTLRAEAMLTDNYQPSDLAWMDMKTNRLDLVIGPIETYEDKLFGYKAAHEAYVLVKDMEWSERLSKYAAFLPELQQGLPVPAQYKTETPGTDSDLNAYDVVYYAGDSNAGSKTIAINLPNDEEVQLKKGTRRLQLKNAMQAKFDKIMEPIAEELIAEDQQQYVTFDAFFANTMFHEVAHGLGIKNTINNKGTVREALKEHASALEEGKADILGLYMITQLHEKGELEGDLKEYYTTFLAGIFRSVRFGAASAHGKANMVRFNFFRENGAFERDEETGKYRVNYEKMREAMNKLSEKILTLQGNGDYAGVGTLLNEQGQISPQLQADLDRLSKANIPVDIVFEQGTEVLGLQQ; encoded by the coding sequence ATGAAACCACGCCACATACTTTTCGCCTCTGCCCTGGCAGCCGCTACCATGGGCTGTAGCAACAGCAGCACCGATGGCGCAGAGCAAACCACAGAAGCCGTTGCCACAGACGAACTGCAGCAGAAGGTGGACACCTATACTTCGGTGCGCCTTACCGCTGACCTGAGCCACCTGAGCGAGAACGAACGGAAAATGATCCCGCTGCTGATAGAGGCATCGGATATCATGAACAAGCTCTTCTGGTACGAAGCCTACGGCAAGCGCGATTCGCTGCTGACTGCGCTGGACAATGAGGCCGCCCAAAAATATGTACAAATTAATTATGGCCCCTGGGACCGCCTGGACAACAACGAACCATTTATACCGGGAGTAGGACCAAAGCCAGACGGTGCCAACTTCTACCCGGCCGATATGACGAAGGAGGAGTTTGAGCAGGCCAACCTGTCTGACAAGGCCAGCCAGTATACTTTCCTGCGCCGTGATGAGAACGGGAAGCTGATCACGGTGCCGTACCACGTGCAGTTCAGGGAGGAGGTGCAGCGCGTATCGGATCTGCTGAAGCAGGCTGCTGCCCTGGCTGAGGATGCTGGCCTAAAAAAGTACCTGACCCTGCGTGCCGAGGCCATGCTAACAGACAATTACCAGCCGTCGGACCTGGCCTGGATGGACATGAAGACCAACAGGCTCGACCTGGTGATCGGCCCTATCGAGACGTATGAGGACAAGCTGTTCGGCTACAAGGCGGCGCATGAGGCCTACGTGCTGGTGAAGGATATGGAATGGAGCGAGCGCCTCTCCAAGTATGCGGCTTTCCTGCCGGAGCTGCAGCAAGGGCTTCCGGTGCCGGCCCAGTATAAAACCGAGACCCCGGGCACCGACTCTGATCTGAACGCCTACGACGTGGTATACTATGCCGGCGACAGCAACGCAGGCAGCAAGACCATTGCCATCAACCTGCCCAACGATGAGGAGGTGCAGCTGAAGAAGGGTACGCGCCGCCTGCAGCTCAAGAATGCCATGCAGGCCAAGTTCGACAAGATCATGGAGCCGATTGCCGAGGAACTGATCGCGGAGGACCAGCAGCAGTATGTTACCTTCGATGCCTTCTTTGCCAATACCATGTTCCACGAGGTAGCGCACGGGCTGGGCATCAAGAACACGATCAACAACAAAGGCACAGTGCGTGAGGCCCTGAAAGAGCATGCCTCCGCGCTGGAAGAGGGTAAGGCAGATATCCTGGGTCTGTACATGATCACGCAACTGCATGAGAAAGGCGAACTGGAAGGCGACCTGAAGGAGTATTATACGACCTTCCTGGCGGGTATCTTCCGTTCGGTGCGTTTCGGGGCGGCCAGTGCGCACGGCAAGGCCAATATGGTACGCTTCAACTTCTTTAGGGAGAACGGTGCCTTTGAGCGCGATGAGGAAACCGGCAAGTACCGCGTGAACTACGAGAAAATGCGCGAGGCGATGAATAAGCTGTCGGAGAAGATCCTGACGCTCCAAGGCAACGGCGACTACGCTGGTGTGGGTACGCTGCTGAACGAGCAGGGGCAGATCAGCCCGCAACTGCAGGCAGACCTGGACCGCCTGTCGAAAGCCAACATCCCGGTGGATATAGTGTTTGAGCAGGGCACCGAGGTGCTGGGCCTGCAGCAGTAG
- a CDS encoding deoxynucleoside kinase: MHIAIVGNIGAGKTTLATKLAQHFNWDLYLEAVDNNPYLKDFYEDMERWAFHLQVYFLNSRFNQVQQIQAVNKDVIQDRTIYEDAYIFAKNLHQSGLMSTRDYENYHALFQSMISMVKAPDLMIYLKADLPKLIGQIEKRNRDYESSISINYLRNLNEHYNSWMGNYDLGKLLVVDVNNLDFVANPEDLGTIIEKIQRELFGLF; the protein is encoded by the coding sequence ATGCATATCGCGATCGTTGGCAACATTGGCGCCGGCAAAACTACGCTGGCTACCAAGCTGGCCCAACACTTTAACTGGGATCTATACCTGGAGGCAGTGGACAACAACCCCTACCTGAAGGATTTTTACGAGGACATGGAACGCTGGGCCTTCCATCTGCAGGTTTACTTCCTGAACAGCCGCTTTAACCAGGTGCAGCAGATACAGGCCGTTAATAAGGATGTAATCCAGGACCGCACCATTTACGAGGATGCCTACATCTTCGCCAAAAACCTGCACCAGTCCGGCCTGATGAGCACCCGCGACTATGAGAACTACCACGCGCTGTTCCAGTCCATGATCAGCATGGTGAAGGCGCCCGACCTGATGATCTACCTGAAAGCCGACCTGCCGAAGCTGATAGGCCAGATAGAGAAACGCAACCGCGACTACGAAAGCAGCATCAGCATTAACTACCTGCGCAATCTGAACGAGCACTACAACAGCTGGATGGGCAACTATGACCTGGGCAAACTGCTCGTGGTAGACGTAAACAACCTCGATTTTGTGGCTAACCCGGAGGACCTGGGAACAATTATTGAAAAGATACAGCGCGAGCTGTTTGGGTTGTTTTAG